The sequence below is a genomic window from Flavobacterium lipolyticum.
ACAGGCAAAAACATGATCCTAACGTAGTTCAGGTATCTACTTTACTTTCAATCAAAACCGGAGGCTGTCCGGAAGACTGCGGGTATTGCCCACAAGCTGCACGTTATAACACGGGTGTTGAAGGAAACGATCTAATGAGTGTTAGCCAGGTTAAAGCACAGGCTTTACGTGCAAAATCCAGTGGATCATCACGTGTATGTATGGGAGCTGCCTGGAGAAATGTAAAAGATGGTGAAGAATTCGACCAGGTTTTAGAGATGGTTCGTACCATTAACAAACTTGACATGGAGGTTTGCTGTACCTTAGGTATGATTACCGAAAATCAGGCGCAGCGTTTGGCTGAAGCAGGTCTATATGCTTACAACCACAATTTAGATACTTCTGAAGAATATTATAAAGATGTTATTTCAACCCGTGGTTTCGAAGACCGTTTGCAAACTATCGAGAATGTTCGTAAAACGAATGTTACCGTTTGCAGTGGAGGAATCATTGGAATGGGAGAAAGTATCGAAGACAGAGCCGGAATGCTTGTAGCGCTTTCTACTTTAAACCCTCAACCGGAATCTGTGCCAATTAATGCTTTGGTAGCTGTTGAAGGAACTCCAATGGAAGAGGAAAAACCAGTTGAAATTTGGGAAATGATCCGTATGGTTGCCACTACAAGAATTGTAATGCCGGA
It includes:
- the bioB gene encoding biotin synthase BioB translates to MSITKHNWTKDEIIAIYNKPMMDLLYEAATIHRQKHDPNVVQVSTLLSIKTGGCPEDCGYCPQAARYNTGVEGNDLMSVSQVKAQALRAKSSGSSRVCMGAAWRNVKDGEEFDQVLEMVRTINKLDMEVCCTLGMITENQAQRLAEAGLYAYNHNLDTSEEYYKDVISTRGFEDRLQTIENVRKTNVTVCSGGIIGMGESIEDRAGMLVALSTLNPQPESVPINALVAVEGTPMEEEKPVEIWEMIRMVATTRIVMPDTQVRLSAGRTNMSREGQAMCFFAGANSIFAGDKLLTTPNPDVHEDMKMFEMLGLNPQKPFTKVSQPKTVEAADSQFVPLGEKPKWSRPGHTIERNLEATAKSKI